Proteins from a genomic interval of Massilia sp. KIM:
- a CDS encoding NAD(P)H-dependent oxidoreductase subunit E — MNHPTIPIAVAGASRQRKREAPKGRRVEPQALAEVQALLGAASRQRDLLIEHLHKIQDHFGCLSSRHLAALAQEMRLAQAEVYEVATFYHHFDVVKEGEAAPAALTVRVCAGLSCEMAGARELLDKLPALLGREVRVLEAPCVGRCEQAPVAVVGQRPVPVARAEQVLALASSGQTTDSVSGHADYAAYRAAGGYALLRDCVAGKHDAEQVITTLEASGLRGLGGAGFPLGRKWRLVRAEAGPRLMAINIDEGEPGTFKDRVYLERDPHRFLEGALIAAWAVGIEAIYIYLRDEYHGCRAMLEAELEKLRADPPVQGMPPIHLRRGAGAYICGEESAMIESIEGKRGMPRLRPPYVAQVGLFGRPTLEHNFESLHWVREILERGADWFASQGRHGRRGLRSFSVSGRVREPGVKLAPAGITVRELIDEYCGGMQDGHAFYAYLPGGASGGILPASMGDIPLDFDTLQPYGCFIGSAAVVILSDQDSAVAAARNTLAFFKDESCGQCTPCRNGTAKALDLIRQPAWDTGLLAELSQVMRDASICGLGQAAPNPIDCVIKYFPDELTNSVVKS, encoded by the coding sequence ATGAACCATCCGACCATCCCGATTGCCGTCGCCGGCGCCAGCCGCCAGCGCAAGCGCGAAGCCCCAAAGGGCCGCCGCGTCGAGCCGCAGGCGCTGGCCGAGGTGCAGGCCCTGCTGGGCGCGGCCTCGCGCCAGCGCGACCTCCTGATCGAGCACCTGCACAAGATCCAGGACCATTTCGGCTGCCTGTCCAGCCGCCACCTGGCTGCGCTGGCGCAGGAAATGCGCCTGGCCCAGGCCGAGGTCTACGAAGTCGCCACCTTCTACCACCACTTCGACGTGGTGAAGGAAGGGGAGGCGGCGCCCGCCGCGCTCACGGTGCGCGTGTGCGCCGGCCTGTCCTGCGAGATGGCGGGCGCGCGCGAGCTGCTGGACAAGCTGCCGGCCCTGCTCGGGCGCGAGGTCCGGGTGCTGGAAGCGCCCTGCGTGGGACGTTGCGAGCAGGCCCCGGTCGCCGTGGTCGGCCAGCGTCCGGTGCCGGTGGCGCGCGCCGAACAGGTGCTGGCGCTGGCCAGCAGCGGCCAGACCACCGACAGCGTCAGCGGCCACGCCGATTACGCGGCCTACCGCGCCGCCGGCGGCTACGCGCTGCTGCGCGACTGCGTGGCCGGCAAGCACGATGCGGAACAGGTCATCACGACGCTGGAAGCCTCCGGCCTGCGCGGCCTGGGCGGGGCGGGCTTCCCGCTCGGCCGCAAATGGCGCCTGGTGCGCGCCGAGGCTGGCCCGCGCCTAATGGCGATCAACATCGACGAAGGCGAGCCGGGCACCTTCAAGGACCGCGTCTACCTCGAGCGCGACCCGCACCGCTTCCTGGAAGGCGCGCTGATCGCCGCCTGGGCGGTCGGCATCGAGGCCATCTACATTTACCTGCGCGACGAATACCACGGCTGCCGCGCCATGCTGGAAGCCGAACTGGAAAAACTGCGCGCCGACCCGCCGGTGCAGGGCATGCCGCCGATCCACCTGCGCCGCGGCGCCGGCGCCTACATCTGCGGCGAGGAATCGGCCATGATCGAATCGATCGAGGGCAAGCGCGGCATGCCGCGCCTGCGTCCGCCCTACGTGGCCCAGGTCGGCCTGTTCGGCCGCCCGACCCTCGAGCACAACTTCGAATCGCTGCACTGGGTGCGCGAGATCCTCGAGCGCGGCGCCGACTGGTTCGCCTCCCAGGGCCGTCACGGCCGGCGCGGGCTGCGCTCGTTCTCGGTCTCGGGCCGGGTGCGCGAGCCGGGCGTCAAGCTGGCCCCGGCCGGCATCACGGTGCGCGAACTGATCGACGAATACTGCGGCGGCATGCAGGACGGCCACGCCTTCTACGCCTACCTGCCGGGCGGCGCCTCGGGCGGCATCCTGCCGGCCTCCATGGGCGACATCCCGCTCGACTTCGACACCCTGCAGCCCTACGGCTGCTTCATCGGCTCGGCCGCCGTGGTGATCCTGTCCGACCAGGACAGCGCCGTGGCCGCCGCGCGCAACACCCTGGCCTTCTTCAAGGACGAGTCCTGCGGCCAGTGCACGCCCTGCCGCAACGGCACCGCCAAGGCGCTCGACCTGATCCGCCAACCGGCCTGGGACACCGGCCTGCTGGCCGAGCTCTCGCAGGTGATGCGCGACGCCTCGATCTGCGGCCTGGGCCAGGCCGCGCCCAACCCGATCGACTGCGTCATCAAGTACTTCCCGGACGAACTCACGAACAGCGTGGTGAAATCATGA
- a CDS encoding family 1 glycosylhydrolase: MIPHITSQPEISPELALWGGLECTVNRVRDEYFSQMDRNGHAERLQDIERFASLGIKAIRYPVLWERTAPDGIESADWSWPDERLPALQQLGVTPIVGLIHHGSGPRHTSLVDPAFPDKLAEYAGAVARRYPWVEYYTPVNEPLTTARFSGLAGVWYPHGSDEATFIRALLTQCRATMLAMRAIRAVNPQAKLVQTDDLSKTYGTPEMEEITSFFNDRRWLGWDLLCGKVDQQHNLWGFLTTEGGATEDELLWFRDNPCPPDVIGVNYYATSERWLDHRPERYPENRCHTYRGIHHADIETPRVLATPTPGIAPLLMETWERYGLPIAITEAHIDANREDQLRWLLEIWNAAQKARGQGADVRAVTVWALLGSFDWNCLVTECRGYYEPGPFDVRGGEPRPTAVATLMRELSSGRPLSNPVLQGEGWWRRPGRFLAKPVATRTAVADIAVRGQFKSAHVQPILITGATGTLGSAFARICEKRNLAYHVLTRQEMDITDPASVEAAIQRFKPWAIINAGGYVRVDDAEREAERCMRENTLGPTILSLACIRHNLRFMTFSTDLVFDGTKGQPYVESDPVNPLGVYGRSKAEAEQRVLDADPQALVIRTSAFFGPWDQHNFVTLALNNLEAGLPFQAARDMVVSPTYVPDLVNVSLDLLIDRERGVWHLTNAESVSWAELAKRACAAAGVDPGGLEEVSAEACGHVARRPENSALSSERALLMPSLDDALKRYVEAVQERAHGVEEELPGEAAHYAS; the protein is encoded by the coding sequence ATGATTCCACATATTACTTCCCAGCCGGAAATTTCCCCGGAGCTGGCGCTTTGGGGCGGACTCGAGTGCACGGTCAACCGCGTACGCGACGAATACTTCAGCCAGATGGACCGCAACGGCCATGCCGAGCGTCTTCAGGACATCGAACGTTTCGCTTCCCTCGGCATCAAGGCCATCCGCTACCCCGTCCTGTGGGAGCGCACCGCGCCCGACGGCATCGAATCGGCCGACTGGTCCTGGCCCGATGAGCGGCTGCCTGCCCTGCAGCAGCTGGGCGTCACGCCGATCGTCGGCCTGATCCACCATGGCAGCGGCCCGCGCCATACCAGCCTGGTCGACCCAGCCTTCCCCGACAAGCTCGCCGAGTACGCCGGCGCGGTAGCCCGGCGCTACCCCTGGGTCGAGTACTACACCCCGGTCAACGAACCCCTGACCACGGCGCGCTTCTCAGGACTGGCAGGCGTCTGGTACCCGCACGGCAGCGACGAGGCAACCTTCATCCGCGCCCTGCTCACCCAGTGCCGCGCCACCATGCTGGCAATGCGCGCGATCCGCGCCGTCAATCCGCAGGCCAAGCTGGTCCAGACCGACGACCTGTCGAAGACCTATGGCACGCCGGAGATGGAAGAGATCACCAGTTTCTTCAACGACCGCCGCTGGCTGGGCTGGGATCTGTTGTGCGGCAAGGTCGACCAGCAACATAACCTTTGGGGTTTCCTGACCACGGAAGGAGGAGCTACCGAAGACGAGCTGCTCTGGTTCCGCGACAACCCCTGTCCGCCCGACGTCATTGGCGTGAACTACTACGCCACCAGCGAGCGCTGGCTCGACCACCGGCCGGAGCGCTATCCGGAAAATCGCTGCCATACCTACCGCGGCATCCATCACGCCGACATCGAAACCCCGCGCGTGCTGGCGACGCCGACCCCGGGCATCGCACCGCTGCTGATGGAAACCTGGGAACGCTACGGCCTGCCGATCGCGATCACCGAGGCCCACATCGACGCCAATCGTGAAGACCAGCTGCGCTGGCTACTTGAAATCTGGAACGCGGCCCAGAAGGCGCGCGGCCAGGGCGCCGACGTGCGCGCCGTCACGGTCTGGGCCCTGCTCGGCTCCTTCGACTGGAACTGCCTGGTGACCGAATGCCGCGGCTATTACGAGCCGGGCCCCTTCGACGTGCGCGGCGGCGAGCCACGCCCGACCGCAGTCGCCACCCTGATGCGCGAACTGTCCTCCGGCCGGCCGCTGTCCAATCCGGTGCTGCAGGGCGAAGGCTGGTGGCGCCGTCCGGGACGCTTCCTGGCCAAGCCGGTCGCCACCCGCACCGCGGTGGCCGACATCGCCGTGCGCGGCCAGTTCAAGTCGGCCCACGTGCAGCCGATCCTGATCACCGGCGCCACCGGCACCCTGGGTTCGGCTTTCGCCCGCATCTGCGAGAAGCGCAACCTGGCCTATCACGTGCTCACGCGCCAGGAGATGGACATCACCGACCCGGCCTCGGTCGAGGCGGCGATCCAGCGCTTCAAGCCCTGGGCCATCATCAACGCCGGCGGCTACGTGCGGGTCGACGACGCCGAGCGCGAGGCCGAGCGCTGCATGCGCGAGAACACGCTGGGGCCGACCATCCTGTCCCTGGCCTGCATCCGCCACAACCTGCGCTTCATGACCTTCTCCACCGACCTAGTGTTCGACGGGACCAAGGGCCAGCCGTACGTGGAGTCCGACCCGGTCAACCCGCTGGGAGTGTACGGCCGCAGCAAGGCCGAGGCCGAACAGCGGGTGCTGGACGCCGACCCGCAGGCCCTGGTGATCCGCACCAGCGCCTTCTTCGGCCCCTGGGACCAGCACAACTTCGTCACGCTGGCGCTCAACAATCTCGAAGCGGGCCTGCCCTTCCAGGCGGCGCGCGACATGGTGGTCTCGCCGACCTACGTGCCGGACCTGGTGAACGTGTCGCTCGACCTGCTGATCGACCGCGAGCGCGGCGTCTGGCACCTGACCAATGCGGAAAGCGTGAGCTGGGCCGAGCTGGCCAAGCGCGCCTGCGCGGCGGCCGGGGTCGACCCGGGCGGGCTGGAGGAAGTGTCGGCGGAGGCCTGCGGCCATGTCGCGCGGCGGCCGGAAAACAGCGCGCTGAGCAGCGAACGCGCGCTCCTGATGCCCTCGCTGGACGATGCGCTCAAGCGCTACGTGGAGGCGGTGCAGGAACGCGCCCATGGGGTGGAGGAAGAGCTGCCGGGAGAAGCGGCGCACTACGCCAGCTGA
- a CDS encoding formate dehydrogenase accessory sulfurtransferase FdhD — MNRLEPARYRPELSSAAASLTQEVTALDERGRRSTISIPAERPLTVYVDKRELVTLMTLGGAPEALTLGYLRNQRLVRTLEDIVSVQVDWSVDAVAVVTRSGIADVEERTAKKVVTTGCGQGSVFGGLMDEVDRIALPPDARLPQSVVYRIVETIRTQQSIYKQAGSVHGCALFSNTGELLYFVEDVGRHNAVDAIAGLMWLDGMEGADKVFYTTGRLTSEMVIKGAQMGIPFLLSRSGTTQMGHMVAERVGMSLLARCTGKHFLLLAGQDRLVFEPDLLEPLGAPRLA, encoded by the coding sequence ATGAACCGTCTTGAACCAGCCCGCTACCGTCCAGAGCTCTCCAGCGCCGCCGCCAGCCTGACCCAGGAGGTGACGGCGCTGGACGAGCGCGGCCGGCGTTCGACGATCTCGATTCCGGCCGAGCGCCCGCTCACGGTCTACGTCGACAAGCGCGAGCTGGTCACCCTGATGACCCTGGGCGGCGCTCCCGAGGCCCTGACCCTGGGCTATCTGCGCAACCAGCGCCTGGTGCGTACGCTCGAGGACATCGTCTCGGTGCAGGTGGACTGGTCGGTGGACGCGGTGGCGGTGGTGACCAGGAGCGGCATCGCCGACGTCGAGGAGCGCACCGCCAAGAAGGTGGTGACCACCGGCTGCGGCCAGGGCTCGGTGTTCGGCGGGCTGATGGACGAGGTCGACCGGATCGCCCTGCCGCCGGACGCGCGCCTGCCGCAATCGGTCGTCTACCGCATCGTCGAAACCATCCGCACCCAGCAGTCGATCTACAAGCAGGCCGGTTCGGTGCACGGGTGCGCGCTGTTCTCGAACACCGGCGAGCTGCTCTATTTCGTGGAGGACGTGGGCCGCCACAATGCCGTGGACGCCATCGCCGGGCTGATGTGGCTGGACGGGATGGAAGGGGCCGACAAGGTGTTCTACACCACCGGGCGCCTGACCTCCGAAATGGTGATCAAGGGCGCACAGATGGGCATTCCCTTCCTGCTGTCGCGTTCCGGCACCACCCAGATGGGGCACATGGTGGCCGAGCGGGTCGGCATGTCGCTGCTGGCGCGCTGCACCGGCAAGCACTTCCTGCTGCTGGCAGGGCAGGATCGGCTGGTGTTCGAGCCGGACCTGCTGGAACCACTCGGCGCGCCGCGCCTGGCCTGA
- a CDS encoding OFA family MFS transporter has translation MALLSFLDKEHTIAGAGFNRWLVPPAALAIHLCIGMAYGFSVFWLPLSKAIGITESLACPADMSFMAQVFATTCDWKISMLGWMYTLFFVFLGLAAWLFGGWLEHAGPRKAGLVSALCWCGGLVISALGIYTHQIWLMWLGSGVIGGIGLGLGYISPVSTLIKWFPDRRGMATGMAIMGFGGGAMIGAPLADRLMKHFATPTSVGVWETFLALAAIYFVFMVAGALTYRVPATGWKPEGWNPPAKAANTMITARHVHASRVWGIPQFWLIWGVLFLNVSAGIGILGMASPLLQEVFGGRLIGVDLGFNELDAAQKGQIAAIAAGFTGLLSLFNIGGRFAWASCSDYIGRKATYFVFLILGFVLYASIPSLAHSGQLALFVAFICIILSMYGGGFATVPAYLADLFGTQMVGAIHGRLLTAWAAAGVLGPILINYIREYQIANGVPKAQAYDVTMYVLAGLVVIGIVLNSMIRPLADKHFMTDAELAAEKKLAQEKDVASASVGRSGGGAAVAGNPAMAAFAWAAVGIPLLIGVWITLQKAVVLFQ, from the coding sequence ATGGCACTACTCAGTTTTTTGGATAAGGAACACACCATCGCCGGGGCGGGCTTCAACCGCTGGCTGGTGCCGCCGGCGGCCCTCGCCATCCACCTTTGCATCGGCATGGCCTATGGATTCTCGGTGTTCTGGCTGCCGCTGTCGAAAGCGATCGGCATCACCGAATCGCTGGCCTGCCCGGCCGACATGAGCTTCATGGCCCAGGTGTTCGCCACCACCTGCGACTGGAAGATCTCGATGCTGGGCTGGATGTACACCCTGTTCTTCGTCTTCCTCGGCCTGGCCGCCTGGCTGTTTGGCGGCTGGCTCGAGCACGCCGGCCCGCGCAAGGCCGGCCTGGTGTCCGCCCTGTGCTGGTGCGGCGGCCTGGTGATCTCGGCACTGGGCATCTACACCCACCAGATCTGGCTGATGTGGCTCGGCTCGGGCGTCATCGGCGGCATCGGCCTGGGGCTCGGCTATATCTCGCCGGTGTCCACGCTCATCAAGTGGTTCCCCGACCGGCGCGGCATGGCGACCGGCATGGCCATCATGGGCTTCGGCGGCGGCGCCATGATCGGCGCGCCGCTGGCCGACCGCCTGATGAAGCACTTCGCCACCCCGACCTCGGTCGGCGTGTGGGAAACCTTCCTGGCCCTGGCCGCGATCTACTTCGTGTTCATGGTCGCGGGCGCGCTGACCTACCGCGTGCCGGCCACCGGCTGGAAACCGGAAGGCTGGAACCCCCCGGCCAAGGCCGCCAACACCATGATCACCGCGCGCCACGTGCATGCCAGCCGCGTCTGGGGCATTCCCCAGTTCTGGCTGATCTGGGGCGTGCTGTTCCTGAACGTCTCGGCCGGCATCGGCATCCTGGGCATGGCTTCGCCCCTGCTGCAGGAAGTCTTCGGTGGCCGCCTGATCGGCGTGGACCTCGGCTTCAACGAGCTTGACGCGGCCCAGAAGGGCCAGATCGCGGCCATCGCCGCCGGCTTCACCGGCCTGCTGTCGCTGTTCAACATCGGCGGCCGCTTCGCCTGGGCCTCGTGCTCGGACTATATCGGCCGCAAGGCGACCTATTTCGTGTTCCTGATCCTCGGCTTCGTGCTCTACGCCTCGATTCCGTCGCTGGCGCACTCGGGCCAGCTGGCGCTGTTCGTCGCCTTCATCTGCATCATCCTGTCGATGTACGGCGGCGGCTTCGCCACCGTGCCGGCCTACCTGGCCGACCTGTTCGGCACCCAGATGGTGGGCGCGATCCACGGCCGCCTGCTGACCGCCTGGGCCGCCGCCGGCGTGCTCGGCCCGATCCTGATCAACTACATCCGCGAATACCAGATCGCCAATGGCGTGCCGAAGGCCCAGGCCTACGACGTGACCATGTACGTGCTGGCTGGGCTGGTGGTGATCGGCATCGTGCTCAACTCGATGATCCGTCCGCTGGCCGACAAGCACTTCATGACCGACGCCGAACTGGCGGCCGAGAAGAAGCTGGCCCAGGAAAAGGACGTCGCTTCCGCCAGCGTGGGACGCAGCGGCGGCGGCGCGGCCGTCGCCGGCAACCCGGCCATGGCCGCCTTCGCCTGGGCCGCGGTCGGCATCCCCCTCCTGATCGGCGTGTGGATCACGCTGCAGAAGGCGGTGGTGCTGTTCCAGTAA
- a CDS encoding substrate-binding domain-containing protein — translation MLKVHIRPHWEISIKGQEPLDTADLLGLLLAIQDTGSIAQAAKSVKLSYRYAWGLLRTAEGLFGQQLLQTGRGRGTQLTPLAQKLVWADRRIAARLSPTLQSLASELEVELERITAGHARRLRLDASHGFAVAALMGYIDRDALPVDSRYRTSTDAVVALARRECDLAGFHIPLGRFQAQTAAWYLRWLDPQQHCLVKVAGREQGLITARGNPLGLRSLADLASPGVRFVNRQAGSGTRMLLEMMLEADGPGFESINGFHSAEFTHSAVAAYIASGMADAGFGMRAAAAQFKLDFTPLVREVYYFALRREALEEPAMGQLLALMRTPAYRQLVAGLPGYDADGTGDVVGIEEAFTPAG, via the coding sequence ATGCTCAAAGTCCATATTCGCCCCCACTGGGAAATCAGCATCAAGGGACAGGAACCGCTCGACACCGCGGACCTGCTCGGTTTGCTGCTCGCGATCCAGGACACGGGCTCGATCGCCCAGGCCGCGAAATCGGTCAAGCTGTCCTACCGTTATGCCTGGGGCTTGCTGCGCACGGCCGAAGGCCTGTTCGGCCAGCAGCTGCTGCAGACCGGGCGCGGACGCGGCACCCAGCTCACGCCGCTGGCGCAAAAGCTGGTGTGGGCCGACCGCCGCATCGCCGCGCGCCTCTCGCCTACCCTGCAGAGCCTCGCTTCGGAGCTGGAGGTGGAGCTGGAAAGGATCACGGCCGGTCACGCGCGCCGGCTGCGTCTGGACGCCAGCCACGGCTTCGCGGTGGCGGCGCTGATGGGCTACATCGACCGCGACGCCCTGCCGGTCGATTCACGCTACCGCACCAGCACCGACGCCGTGGTGGCGCTGGCGCGGCGCGAGTGCGACCTGGCGGGCTTTCACATTCCGCTCGGGCGCTTCCAGGCCCAGACCGCGGCCTGGTACCTGCGCTGGCTCGATCCGCAGCAGCATTGCCTGGTGAAGGTCGCGGGGCGCGAGCAGGGCCTGATCACGGCGCGCGGCAACCCGCTCGGCCTGCGCAGCCTGGCCGACCTGGCCTCGCCCGGCGTGCGCTTCGTGAACCGGCAGGCGGGATCGGGCACGCGCATGCTGCTCGAGATGATGCTGGAGGCGGACGGGCCGGGCTTCGAGAGCATCAACGGTTTTCACAGCGCGGAGTTCACGCATTCGGCGGTGGCGGCCTACATCGCCAGCGGCATGGCCGACGCCGGCTTCGGGATGCGCGCGGCGGCGGCGCAGTTCAAGCTCGATTTCACGCCGCTGGTGCGCGAGGTGTACTACTTCGCGCTGCGCCGCGAGGCCCTCGAGGAGCCGGCCATGGGGCAGTTGCTGGCCTTGATGCGCACGCCGGCCTACCGGCAGCTGGTGGCGGGGCTGCCGGGGTATGACGCGGACGGGACGGGAGACGTGGTGGGGATCGAGGAAGCGTTCACGCCGGCGGGGTGA
- the fdhF gene encoding formate dehydrogenase subunit alpha → MNAPLPTVSFELNGRQVEALPSETLIEVAQREGIEVPRLCYMEGMEAVGNCRSCMVEIDGERVLAPSCCRHPSAGMKVSTDSPRAVAAQKMVLELLLSDMPETGYTRKNEVDDWAGKLGVGKPRFAATRAQPARDATHAAITVNLDACIQCTRCVRACRDEQVNDVIGLAFRGQDAKIVFDQDDPMGGSTCVACGECVQACPTGALMPAREVALQAPDKQVDSVCPYCGVGCQLTYNVKDNKILFVEGRQGPANLGRLCVKGRYGFDYAHHPHRLTKPLIRREGAPKSGDFTMDPSRVMEVFREASWEEALALAGGKLAQIRDQHGGKALAGFGSAKGSNEEAYLFQKLVRTGFGTNNVDHCTRLCHASSVSALLEGIGSGAVSNPVMDVTRAEVVIVIGANPTVNHPVAATWIKNAVKGGTKLVLMDPRRSDLARHAHRYLQFKPDTDVALLNAMMHVIVHEKLVDADFIAGRTVGYAELEANVAEYSPEAMAPICGIDADTIRYVARLYASSRASMILWGMGVSQHVHGTDNARCLIALSLMTGQIGRPGTGLHPLRGQNNVQGASDAGLIPMMLPDYQRVDNPAARARFEQAWGATLDPKPGLTVVEIMHAIDAGQIRGMYIMGENPAMSDPDVNHARAALAALEHLVVQDIFLTETAYLADVILPASAFPEKTGTFTNTDRLVQLGRQAIDPPGEAKQDLWIIQQMANRLGLPWNYGHVSEVFDEMRRNMASIGGITWDRLERHGAVVYPCMNEGDVGQPVVFTELFPREGGKARFVPADIIPADERPDAEYPMVLITGRQLEHWHTGSMTRRATVLDAIEPDPVALVHPLDMERLSIQPGQPITIASRRGEVVLYARADDSSPVGAVFVAFCYYEAAINRLTNAALDPFGKIPEFKYCAVKVAPGGVPAPQGSYGGGQILAGMAQLPA, encoded by the coding sequence ATGAATGCGCCGCTCCCCACCGTATCCTTTGAACTGAACGGCCGCCAGGTCGAGGCGCTGCCGAGCGAGACCCTGATCGAGGTCGCCCAGCGCGAGGGCATCGAGGTCCCGCGCCTGTGCTACATGGAAGGCATGGAGGCCGTCGGCAACTGCCGCTCCTGCATGGTCGAGATCGACGGCGAGCGCGTGCTCGCCCCCTCGTGCTGCCGCCACCCTTCCGCCGGCATGAAGGTCAGCACCGACAGCCCGCGCGCGGTCGCCGCCCAGAAGATGGTGCTCGAGCTGCTGCTGTCGGACATGCCCGAGACCGGCTACACCCGCAAGAACGAAGTCGATGACTGGGCCGGCAAGCTCGGCGTCGGCAAGCCGCGCTTCGCCGCCACCCGCGCCCAGCCAGCGCGCGACGCCACCCACGCCGCGATCACGGTCAACCTCGACGCCTGCATCCAGTGCACGCGCTGCGTGCGCGCCTGCCGCGACGAGCAGGTCAACGACGTGATCGGCCTGGCCTTCCGCGGCCAGGACGCCAAGATCGTGTTCGACCAGGACGACCCGATGGGCGGCTCCACCTGCGTGGCCTGCGGCGAATGCGTGCAGGCCTGCCCGACCGGCGCCCTGATGCCGGCGCGTGAGGTGGCGCTGCAGGCGCCGGACAAGCAGGTCGACTCGGTTTGCCCGTATTGCGGCGTTGGCTGCCAGCTGACCTACAACGTCAAGGACAACAAGATCCTGTTCGTCGAAGGACGCCAGGGCCCGGCCAACCTGGGCCGCCTGTGCGTCAAGGGCCGCTACGGCTTCGACTACGCCCACCACCCGCACCGCCTGACCAAGCCGCTGATCCGGCGCGAGGGCGCGCCCAAGAGCGGCGACTTCACCATGGACCCAAGCCGCGTGATGGAAGTGTTCCGCGAGGCGAGCTGGGAAGAGGCGCTGGCCCTGGCCGGCGGCAAGCTGGCGCAGATCCGCGACCAGCACGGCGGCAAGGCGCTGGCGGGCTTCGGCTCGGCCAAGGGCAGCAACGAGGAAGCCTACCTGTTCCAGAAGCTGGTGCGCACCGGCTTCGGCACCAACAACGTCGACCACTGCACCCGCCTGTGCCACGCCTCCTCGGTCTCGGCCCTGCTGGAAGGCATCGGTTCGGGCGCGGTGTCGAACCCGGTGATGGACGTGACCCGCGCCGAAGTCGTCATCGTGATCGGCGCCAACCCGACCGTGAACCACCCGGTGGCCGCCACCTGGATCAAGAACGCGGTCAAGGGCGGCACCAAGCTGGTCCTGATGGACCCGCGCCGCTCCGACCTGGCGCGCCACGCCCACCGCTACCTGCAGTTCAAGCCCGACACCGACGTTGCCCTGCTCAACGCCATGATGCACGTGATCGTGCACGAGAAGCTGGTGGACGCCGACTTCATCGCCGGCCGCACGGTCGGCTATGCCGAGCTGGAAGCCAACGTGGCCGAGTACAGCCCGGAAGCCATGGCCCCGATCTGCGGCATCGACGCCGACACCATCCGCTACGTGGCGCGCCTGTACGCCAGCTCGCGCGCCTCGATGATCCTGTGGGGCATGGGCGTGTCCCAGCACGTGCACGGCACCGACAACGCGCGCTGCCTGATCGCGCTCAGCCTCATGACAGGCCAGATCGGCCGCCCCGGCACCGGCCTGCATCCGCTGCGCGGGCAGAACAACGTGCAGGGCGCTTCCGACGCCGGCCTGATCCCGATGATGCTGCCGGACTACCAGCGGGTCGACAACCCGGCCGCGCGCGCCCGCTTCGAGCAGGCCTGGGGCGCGACCCTCGATCCCAAGCCCGGCCTGACCGTGGTCGAGATCATGCACGCCATCGACGCCGGCCAGATCCGCGGCATGTACATCATGGGCGAGAACCCGGCCATGTCCGACCCCGACGTCAACCACGCGCGCGCCGCGCTGGCCGCGCTCGAGCACCTGGTGGTGCAGGACATCTTCCTGACCGAGACCGCCTACCTGGCCGACGTCATCCTGCCGGCTTCCGCCTTCCCCGAGAAGACCGGCACCTTCACCAACACCGACCGCCTGGTCCAGCTGGGCCGCCAAGCCATCGACCCGCCGGGCGAGGCGAAGCAGGACCTGTGGATCATCCAGCAGATGGCGAACCGCCTTGGCCTGCCGTGGAACTACGGGCACGTGTCGGAAGTGTTCGACGAGATGCGCCGCAACATGGCCAGCATCGGCGGCATCACCTGGGATCGACTGGAGCGCCACGGCGCCGTGGTCTACCCCTGCATGAACGAGGGCGACGTCGGCCAGCCGGTGGTGTTCACCGAGCTGTTCCCGCGCGAGGGCGGCAAGGCGCGCTTCGTCCCGGCCGACATCATCCCGGCCGACGAGCGTCCCGACGCCGAGTACCCGATGGTCCTGATCACCGGCCGCCAGCTCGAGCACTGGCATACCGGCAGCATGACCCGGCGCGCGACGGTGCTGGACGCCATCGAGCCCGACCCGGTGGCGCTGGTGCACCCGCTCGACATGGAACGCCTTAGCATCCAGCCCGGCCAGCCCATCACGATCGCCTCGCGCCGCGGCGAAGTGGTGCTGTACGCGCGCGCCGACGACAGCTCGCCGGTGGGCGCGGTGTTCGTCGCCTTCTGCTACTACGAAGCGGCGATCAACCGCCTCACCAATGCCGCGCTCGACCCCTTCGGCAAGATCCCGGAGTTCAAGTACTGCGCGGTGAAGGTGGCGCCGGGCGGCGTGCCGGCACCGCAGGGGAGTTACGGTGGCGGCCAAATCCTGGCCGGCATGGCACAATTGCCAGCATGA